The following are encoded together in the Kribbella voronezhensis genome:
- a CDS encoding glycosyltransferase gives MRVAMVGMGTRGDAQPMVLLAAELKQRGYDVELALNTDLRWLGERLGVPTSDLELNAREFMESEQGRSWLASGDMASYVRWLLDYKRRIADLLHAKLIEHAERADVVISGSVTELEAAVIAEAAQAQYVAVHYAPMRSNSAYPHMVVSREVFSPERNLETYEQVEKGNWPVFAPFVNELRAKVGLAPTTLGTAARLEQTGSLELQIYSRHLVPELTEWGPRRPITGFLCPSDEQQAELNGTVDPALDRWLDGGDPPVYFGFGSMPVLDPRAALVLIDQVSSKLGVRALVGAGWTDLDLSTTAGGRVRVVGEFDHEAVLPRCRAAVHHGGAGTTGSSIRAGLPTVICAVFADQPFWGARLEALGVGTTLAFTDLSADTLLAALEPLLADEPADRAHHLAAKLRSESGVTAAADAFERTVNA, from the coding sequence ATGCGGGTTGCGATGGTGGGCATGGGGACCCGGGGTGACGCGCAGCCGATGGTGCTGCTGGCGGCCGAGCTGAAGCAGCGCGGGTACGACGTCGAGCTGGCGCTGAACACGGATCTGCGGTGGCTCGGCGAGCGGCTCGGCGTACCGACAAGCGATCTGGAGCTGAACGCGCGCGAGTTCATGGAGTCCGAGCAGGGCCGTAGCTGGCTCGCGTCCGGCGACATGGCGTCGTACGTGCGCTGGTTGCTCGACTACAAACGCCGGATCGCCGATCTCCTGCACGCCAAGCTAATCGAGCACGCCGAGCGTGCCGACGTGGTGATCTCCGGATCGGTGACCGAACTGGAGGCCGCCGTCATCGCCGAGGCCGCACAGGCGCAGTACGTCGCGGTGCACTACGCACCGATGCGCAGCAACAGTGCGTACCCGCACATGGTGGTGTCGCGCGAGGTCTTCTCGCCCGAGCGCAATCTGGAGACCTACGAGCAGGTGGAGAAGGGCAACTGGCCGGTCTTCGCGCCCTTCGTCAACGAGCTGCGCGCCAAGGTCGGCCTGGCGCCGACAACGCTCGGAACAGCGGCCCGACTGGAGCAGACCGGCTCACTCGAACTGCAGATCTACAGCCGGCACCTCGTCCCGGAGCTGACTGAATGGGGTCCGCGCCGCCCGATCACCGGCTTCCTCTGCCCCTCGGACGAGCAGCAGGCCGAACTCAACGGCACCGTGGATCCCGCACTCGACCGGTGGCTCGACGGCGGCGATCCGCCGGTGTACTTCGGCTTCGGCAGCATGCCCGTCCTGGATCCGCGGGCAGCACTGGTCTTGATCGACCAGGTCAGCAGCAAGCTCGGCGTCCGCGCTCTCGTCGGCGCCGGCTGGACCGACCTCGATCTCAGTACGACGGCCGGCGGGCGGGTTCGCGTGGTTGGCGAATTCGACCACGAGGCAGTACTCCCGCGGTGCCGCGCCGCCGTTCACCACGGCGGCGCGGGGACCACCGGCAGCTCGATCAGGGCCGGTCTCCCCACCGTGATCTGCGCCGTCTTCGCCGACCAGCCCTTCTGGGGTGCCCGGCTCGAGGCCCTCGGCGTCGGCACCACCCTCGCCTTCACCGACCTCTCCGCGGACACCCTGCTGGCCGCCCTGGAGCCCTTGCTCGCCGACGAACCAGCCGACAGAGCCCATCACCTCGCTGCGAAGCTCCGTTCCGAGTCCGGTGTCACCGCCGCGGCCGACGCCTTCGAACGAACCGTCAACGCCTGA
- a CDS encoding FAD-dependent monooxygenase has product MKNPDVLIVGAGPTGLLLAAELTLAGVPIIVVDQALRRSGQSKALTIQPRSAEILHSRGLLEQLLDEVVERLPAGHFAGLEVPLEYASWETRFPCQLGIPQARIEEHLEQHLATYGVQVARGLTLTGLTQDDDGVLAEFDGGTTIRAGWVVGCDGGRSAVRKLSEIAFPGRDGRFSAVVADVVVADNRPGPRGWELPSLVPREGAVMSILPLGDGVYRALFTGPDQQGLTGEVTFDEVARALTGWYGDEVVLQELRWGSRFTDAVRQAAQYRKGRVFLAGDAAHIHSPTGGQGMNLGLQDAFNLGWKLAAYLKDGVDLLDSYHAERHPVGAAVLANTRAQGVLMVPDDDVACLREIFVELMQLPSANKWLTGLVSGLGVRYELPGEHALTGQRMPDLDLGTTSVADLLRAGRHLRLELSDWAEAARVVVRPDGYVLWAADEPAAEWPEFAGAGQALTVRSKASAAAVTPDSERSFAAR; this is encoded by the coding sequence ATGAAGAATCCTGACGTCCTGATCGTCGGCGCGGGTCCGACCGGATTGCTGCTCGCCGCCGAGCTCACCCTCGCAGGAGTGCCGATCATCGTCGTGGACCAGGCGCTTCGGCGCTCCGGGCAGTCGAAGGCCTTGACGATCCAGCCGCGGTCGGCGGAGATCCTGCACTCGCGCGGGTTGCTGGAGCAACTCCTGGACGAGGTGGTCGAGCGGCTTCCGGCCGGTCACTTCGCGGGGCTGGAGGTTCCGCTGGAGTACGCGAGCTGGGAGACGCGATTCCCTTGCCAGCTGGGGATTCCGCAGGCCCGCATCGAGGAGCACCTGGAGCAGCACCTCGCGACGTACGGCGTACAGGTCGCCCGTGGGTTGACGTTGACCGGGCTGACCCAGGACGACGACGGCGTACTGGCGGAGTTCGACGGCGGTACGACGATCCGCGCGGGCTGGGTGGTGGGGTGCGACGGGGGCCGGAGTGCGGTCCGGAAACTGAGCGAGATCGCCTTTCCTGGCCGGGACGGGCGGTTCTCGGCGGTGGTCGCCGATGTCGTCGTGGCGGACAACAGGCCCGGCCCCCGCGGCTGGGAGTTGCCGTCGCTCGTGCCGCGCGAGGGCGCGGTGATGTCGATCCTGCCGCTGGGCGACGGCGTCTACCGTGCGCTCTTCACCGGGCCCGATCAGCAGGGATTGACCGGCGAGGTCACCTTCGACGAGGTGGCGCGGGCGCTGACCGGCTGGTACGGCGACGAGGTGGTGCTGCAGGAACTCCGCTGGGGTTCGCGCTTCACCGACGCGGTTCGGCAGGCTGCGCAGTATCGGAAGGGCCGGGTGTTCCTGGCGGGCGACGCCGCGCACATCCACTCGCCGACCGGTGGGCAGGGGATGAACCTTGGCCTGCAGGACGCGTTCAACCTGGGCTGGAAACTCGCGGCATACCTGAAGGACGGCGTGGATCTGCTGGACAGTTACCACGCGGAGCGGCATCCGGTCGGTGCGGCCGTGCTGGCGAACACCCGCGCACAAGGCGTTCTGATGGTCCCCGACGACGACGTCGCCTGCCTGCGCGAGATCTTCGTCGAACTAATGCAGTTGCCTTCGGCAAACAAATGGCTGACCGGCCTCGTGTCCGGGCTCGGTGTTCGCTACGAGCTGCCCGGCGAGCATGCGTTGACCGGGCAGCGGATGCCTGACCTCGACCTCGGTACGACGAGCGTCGCGGACCTGCTCCGAGCCGGGCGGCACCTGCGGCTCGAGCTGTCGGACTGGGCGGAGGCGGCGCGGGTCGTCGTACGGCCGGACGGCTATGTGCTCTGGGCTGCCGACGAGCCGGCTGCGGAATGGCCGGAGTTCGCCGGCGCCGGTCAGGCGTTGACGGTTCGTTCGAAGGCGTCGGCCGCGGCGGTGACACCGGACTCGGAACGGAGCTTCGCAGCGAGGTGA
- a CDS encoding TetR/AcrR family transcriptional regulator produces the protein MRIKQAGDRAGSTAARRDQIVEATIAVLAERGYAAASYDAICEVAGLSSKRLISYHFTSKDELLAEVLHRVTTDAGAFMRPALDAAAGPAAKLAAYIRSNVEFIASRPDHVRAVQQIVFGQVPVPSEESDGAIARLAGLFDDGQRSGDFRTFDSTLMAAALRAAIDAVAGRLVAGADPQVCADELTETFHRATRAEQP, from the coding sequence ATGCGGATAAAACAAGCCGGAGACCGGGCCGGCAGTACGGCGGCCCGTCGGGACCAGATCGTCGAGGCGACCATTGCGGTGCTGGCCGAGCGTGGCTACGCGGCCGCGTCGTACGACGCGATCTGCGAGGTTGCCGGGCTCAGCAGCAAGCGGCTGATCTCGTACCACTTCACCTCCAAGGACGAGTTGCTCGCCGAAGTGCTGCATCGCGTCACCACCGACGCGGGCGCCTTCATGCGTCCGGCGCTCGACGCGGCCGCCGGTCCGGCGGCCAAACTGGCGGCGTACATCCGCTCCAACGTCGAGTTCATCGCCAGCCGGCCCGATCACGTCCGCGCGGTCCAGCAGATCGTGTTCGGGCAGGTGCCGGTCCCGTCGGAGGAGAGCGACGGCGCGATCGCACGGCTGGCAGGCCTCTTCGACGACGGCCAGCGGTCGGGCGACTTCCGGACGTTCGACTCCACGCTGATGGCTGCCGCTCTGCGTGCCGCGATCGACGCGGTCGCCGGGCGACTGGTCGCCGGCGCCGATCCGCAGGTGTGCGCCGACGAACTGACCGAGACCTTCCATCGAGCCACCCGGGCGGAGCAGCCATGA
- a CDS encoding VC0807 family protein produces the protein MSAVTDNKPKARWGAVLAPVLIDLVVPLLIFYGLRRAGVGVVGATLTGSVIPVVRTAYSLVRGAKVDWLAIFMISALALGTIASLAMDSPRMLLAKDGVITALCGFWMLGTLLAGKPLLLSIGRGIAEAKRGKGGGEIWASRWDTEPRFRYGLRLITAVWGVGLVLDAVVRVVIAYTLPLDAVPGVTTAQWIALFVVLYGFMIVYSRKNDLLA, from the coding sequence ATGAGTGCCGTGACAGACAACAAACCCAAGGCACGCTGGGGTGCCGTGCTCGCCCCGGTTCTGATCGACCTTGTCGTGCCCCTGCTGATCTTCTACGGCCTGCGCCGGGCCGGTGTGGGAGTGGTCGGAGCGACCCTGACGGGCTCGGTGATCCCGGTCGTCCGTACGGCGTACTCGCTGGTCAGAGGCGCCAAGGTGGACTGGCTGGCGATCTTCATGATCAGCGCGCTCGCCCTCGGGACGATCGCTTCGCTGGCGATGGACAGCCCGCGGATGCTGCTCGCCAAGGACGGTGTGATCACCGCGCTGTGCGGGTTCTGGATGCTCGGCACCTTGCTCGCGGGCAAGCCGCTGCTGCTCTCGATCGGGCGCGGCATCGCCGAGGCCAAGCGGGGCAAGGGTGGCGGTGAGATCTGGGCGAGCCGCTGGGACACCGAGCCCCGCTTCCGGTACGGGCTCCGGCTGATCACCGCGGTCTGGGGTGTCGGGCTGGTTCTCGACGCCGTGGTGCGCGTGGTGATCGCCTACACGCTGCCGCTCGATGCGGTGCCGGGTGTCACGACGGCGCAATGGATCGCGCTCTTCGTGGTCCTCTACGGATTCATGATCGTCTACTCCAGGAAGAACGACCTGCTCGCATGA
- a CDS encoding cupin domain-containing protein yields the protein MCEYGPPAAALPGGIGISLLKVYDIEAPDGLVGGTPHVHLACSEGYYVIAGSGAVQTLNPKGFTETPLQAGTVVWFDPGTIHRLVNNGGLQILTLMSNSGLPEAGDAVLTLPPEHLTDRDTYLKATTLTGEGEARTPSAMARRNLALEGFAVLRTAYDAEGPSALDPFYEAAIGIVRPQLADWRRRWEQGARRLADETGAALDALETGQAPYLRTAELHQLPAPTELGRHGMCGRLDVYDLNT from the coding sequence ATGTGCGAGTACGGCCCACCCGCCGCCGCCCTGCCCGGCGGCATCGGCATCTCGCTGCTCAAGGTCTACGACATCGAGGCCCCGGACGGCCTGGTCGGCGGTACGCCGCACGTCCACCTCGCCTGCTCCGAGGGGTACTACGTGATCGCGGGCTCCGGCGCGGTCCAGACGCTCAACCCGAAGGGCTTCACCGAGACCCCGCTCCAGGCCGGCACCGTCGTCTGGTTCGACCCGGGCACGATCCACCGGCTGGTCAACAACGGCGGCCTCCAGATCCTCACCCTGATGTCCAACTCCGGCCTCCCCGAAGCGGGCGACGCCGTACTGACTCTCCCGCCCGAGCACCTCACCGACCGCGACACCTACCTCAAAGCGACCACGCTGACCGGCGAGGGCGAGGCCCGGACCCCCTCCGCGATGGCCCGGCGCAACCTGGCGCTAGAGGGCTTCGCCGTACTGCGAACCGCGTACGACGCCGAGGGTCCGTCCGCCCTCGACCCGTTCTACGAGGCCGCGATCGGCATCGTCCGTCCGCAACTCGCGGACTGGCGGCGGCGCTGGGAGCAGGGCGCTCGCCGCCTCGCCGACGAGACCGGTGCCGCCCTCGACGCACTGGAGACCGGCCAAGCGCCGTACCTGCGGACCGCCGAGCTCCACCAACTCCCAGCACCGACCGAGCTGGGCCGGCACGGCATGTGCGGCCGGCTCGATGTCTACGACCTGAACACCTGA
- a CDS encoding dihydrodipicolinate synthase family protein, whose amino-acid sequence MSLSLRLPRDGGLETYELTGTPVAQGTYEPARSRLAFAAAHVVADPLGDNSPGAPAAIDWEHTLDFRRHLWSLGLSVAEAMDTAQRGMGLDWPATQELIRRSAAEAPARSSVAGTEGSSADAGSAAGAGSAAGAGVLEKRIAVGVGTDQLAPGVHPLDAVIAAYEEQLALAEEVGAQPILMASRALCAAATSPDDYRKVYDRLLGQSSRPVILHWLGSMFDPALEGYWGGDSLDTAADVVVELINENVAHVDGIKVSLLDASKEIALRKRLPDGVRLYTGDDFNYPELIQGDGDRHSDALLGIFAAIAPAAAAALKALDEGDVTAYGQIFAPTVPLARQIFSAPTYYYKTGIAFLAWLNGHQPGFGMVGGLQTGRSLPHLAETFRLADAAGVLTSPELAVDRFRKLLIVGGVDA is encoded by the coding sequence ATGAGCCTGTCGCTGCGGCTGCCCCGCGACGGCGGCCTCGAGACCTACGAACTGACCGGTACGCCGGTTGCCCAGGGCACCTATGAGCCGGCCCGCAGCCGACTCGCGTTCGCCGCGGCGCACGTGGTCGCCGACCCGCTCGGCGACAACTCGCCAGGCGCTCCCGCGGCGATCGACTGGGAGCACACCCTCGACTTCCGCCGGCACCTGTGGTCGCTCGGCCTGTCGGTCGCCGAAGCCATGGACACCGCCCAGCGAGGCATGGGCCTGGACTGGCCGGCCACCCAAGAACTCATTCGCCGCTCCGCGGCGGAAGCACCTGCTCGCTCCTCCGTCGCGGGAACTGAGGGGAGCTCCGCCGACGCGGGAAGCGCCGCGGGCGCGGGGAGCGCCGCAGGCGCCGGGGTTTTGGAGAAGCGGATTGCAGTGGGGGTTGGGACGGACCAACTGGCGCCCGGGGTGCATCCGCTGGATGCGGTGATCGCCGCGTACGAAGAGCAACTGGCATTGGCCGAGGAAGTCGGTGCTCAGCCGATTCTGATGGCCAGCAGGGCGTTGTGTGCCGCGGCTACTTCTCCGGACGACTACCGGAAGGTCTACGACCGGTTGCTGGGGCAGTCGTCCCGGCCGGTGATTCTGCACTGGCTCGGGTCGATGTTCGATCCGGCGCTGGAGGGCTACTGGGGTGGCGATTCGCTCGACACCGCGGCCGATGTCGTCGTCGAGCTGATCAACGAGAACGTGGCGCACGTCGACGGCATCAAGGTTTCGTTGCTCGATGCAAGCAAAGAGATTGCCTTGCGCAAGCGACTTCCCGACGGCGTACGGCTCTACACCGGTGACGACTTCAACTACCCGGAGCTGATCCAGGGCGACGGCGACCGGCACAGCGACGCGCTGCTCGGGATCTTCGCGGCGATCGCTCCCGCCGCCGCGGCAGCGTTGAAGGCGCTCGACGAGGGCGACGTCACGGCGTACGGGCAGATTTTCGCCCCGACGGTCCCGCTGGCCCGGCAGATCTTCTCGGCGCCGACGTACTACTACAAGACCGGAATCGCCTTCCTGGCCTGGCTGAACGGGCATCAGCCCGGTTTCGGCATGGTCGGCGGACTGCAGACCGGCCGCTCGCTTCCGCACCTGGCCGAGACGTTCCGGCTGGCCGACGCGGCCGGCGTACTGACGTCGCCCGAGCTGGCCGTGGATCGCTTCCGCAAGCTGCTCATCGTGGGTGGGGTCGACGCGTGA
- a CDS encoding LLM class flavin-dependent oxidoreductase, translating into MRFGVILPGGTAREQLEQAVSAEAAGWDGVFVWEAAYGVDAWGLLSAMAARTSRIRLGTMLTPLPWRRPWKVASQVATLDQLSDGRATLAVGLGATDAEMPRTGEELDLRTRAAMLDEGIDLIRELWAGRSQYHGVYYDYSCERDGLAEVGRPVQERIPLWVVGAWPRPKSMRRVLRCDGVLPQFQPGADTPEEMRVLRTWLTEHGMAPGFDVIAEGETPPDDREAAAQQVAPWADAGATWWLETRWDLPHHSPERMHQVRTRIEAGPPR; encoded by the coding sequence ATGCGATTCGGAGTGATTCTGCCTGGGGGTACGGCGAGGGAGCAGCTCGAGCAGGCCGTGTCGGCCGAGGCGGCCGGCTGGGACGGGGTGTTCGTGTGGGAGGCGGCCTACGGGGTCGATGCGTGGGGACTGCTGAGCGCGATGGCAGCCCGGACTTCGCGGATCCGGCTCGGCACGATGCTGACGCCGTTGCCGTGGCGGCGGCCGTGGAAGGTGGCCAGCCAGGTGGCCACGCTCGATCAGCTCTCCGATGGCCGGGCGACGCTGGCCGTCGGTCTCGGTGCGACCGACGCCGAGATGCCGCGAACCGGTGAGGAGCTGGATCTGCGGACCAGGGCCGCGATGCTCGACGAGGGCATCGACCTGATCCGCGAGTTGTGGGCCGGACGTTCGCAGTACCACGGCGTGTACTACGACTACTCGTGTGAGCGGGACGGCCTGGCCGAGGTCGGACGGCCGGTGCAGGAACGGATCCCACTCTGGGTCGTCGGCGCGTGGCCGCGACCCAAGTCGATGCGCCGGGTGCTGCGCTGTGACGGCGTACTGCCCCAGTTCCAGCCGGGCGCGGACACACCGGAAGAGATGCGCGTACTGCGTACGTGGCTGACCGAGCACGGCATGGCTCCCGGGTTCGACGTCATCGCCGAGGGAGAAACGCCGCCCGACGACCGCGAGGCCGCAGCACAGCAGGTTGCCCCGTGGGCCGACGCGGGCGCCACCTGGTGGCTCGAAACGCGATGGGACCTCCCACACCACTCACCGGAACGGATGCACCAGGTCCGAACCCGCATCGAGGCAGGTCCTCCGCGCTGA
- a CDS encoding threonine/serine ThrE exporter family protein, with protein MYRTLDLALRIGEVVLSSGAGTADATATILSVTAACGLRGCEVDITFTSIAISYQAAPDVAPETHMRVVRYRGQDFSRLTDVDQLVQRLARGEVTRADASRELARMVSAGPPFPRWSSVLAWGVMAGGATLLLGGGWLITLVAVVTAILIELSNRWFNRQRLPAFYQQVAGAFVATAVALILYAVHAPVKPSLVVAAGIIMLLAGIALTGAVQDAITGYYVTAAARSLEAMLLTGGIIAGVSLGLALGIRFGLPVAIEAQTIKLANLPIMVGSGALMAVAFAFASYAPLRSLLPVAVVGAAGSLVFTMMARAQFGPAWSTAAAAFVVGLGGYSLGRRFGVPPLVVVVSGTVPLLPGLTIYKGLFEVMSNGNLTGIVSLATAVAIGVALASGVILGEYVAQPIRREARRLEDRLAGPRLVGPRRPVRRRARTSHHRTRRTRRPPA; from the coding sequence TTGTACCGGACGCTCGATCTGGCGTTGCGGATCGGTGAGGTGGTGTTGTCGAGCGGTGCGGGGACGGCCGATGCGACGGCGACGATCCTGTCCGTGACCGCTGCCTGTGGACTGCGCGGGTGTGAGGTGGACATCACGTTCACCTCGATCGCCATCTCCTACCAGGCGGCGCCCGACGTCGCCCCGGAAACACACATGCGGGTGGTCCGGTACCGGGGTCAGGACTTCTCCCGGCTGACCGACGTCGACCAGCTCGTCCAGCGGCTCGCGCGCGGCGAGGTGACCCGCGCCGATGCCAGTCGTGAACTCGCCCGGATGGTCTCGGCCGGTCCGCCGTTCCCGCGCTGGAGCTCGGTGCTCGCCTGGGGTGTGATGGCCGGCGGCGCGACCCTGCTGCTCGGCGGCGGCTGGCTGATCACCCTCGTCGCCGTCGTCACGGCGATCCTGATCGAACTCAGCAACCGCTGGTTCAACCGCCAGCGCCTGCCCGCCTTCTACCAGCAGGTCGCCGGCGCCTTCGTCGCCACCGCGGTCGCGTTGATCCTGTACGCCGTCCACGCGCCGGTGAAGCCATCGCTGGTAGTTGCCGCAGGCATCATCATGCTGCTCGCCGGGATCGCCCTCACCGGTGCCGTCCAGGACGCGATCACCGGGTACTACGTGACCGCGGCGGCCCGCAGTCTGGAGGCGATGCTGCTCACCGGCGGGATCATCGCGGGCGTCAGTCTCGGCCTCGCGCTGGGGATCAGGTTCGGTCTGCCGGTCGCGATCGAGGCGCAGACGATCAAGCTCGCGAACCTGCCGATCATGGTCGGCTCCGGCGCGTTGATGGCGGTCGCCTTCGCGTTCGCCTCGTACGCGCCGCTGCGGTCGCTGCTACCGGTCGCCGTCGTGGGCGCGGCCGGATCACTGGTGTTCACGATGATGGCGCGGGCGCAGTTCGGGCCCGCTTGGTCGACGGCCGCGGCGGCCTTCGTGGTCGGGCTCGGCGGGTACTCCCTGGGTCGGCGCTTCGGCGTACCGCCCCTGGTGGTGGTCGTCTCCGGCACGGTGCCGCTGCTGCCTGGACTGACCATTTACAAGGGGTTGTTCGAGGTGATGAGCAACGGCAACCTGACCGGCATCGTCAGCCTCGCCACCGCCGTCGCCATCGGTGTCGCGCTCGCATCGGGCGTCATCCTCGGCGAGTACGTCGCCCAGCCGATCCGCCGCGAGGCCCGCCGCCTGGAGGACCGCCTCGCCGGTCCCCGCCTGGTAGGCCCCCGTCGCCCGGTACGCCGCCGCGCCCGCACCTCCCACCACCGCACCCGCCGCACCCGCCGCCCACCGGCCTGA
- a CDS encoding adenylate/guanylate cyclase domain-containing protein has product MTDPAPDFPALRFEQALLGGERKFTRTEVSARAGISSERAEKMWHALGFATVPDHEIAFTDGDVEALRLVAALEDDGFIDPAVESSLARKLGQTQSRLASWQSAMFLELLAGSELGPDEAIEVASLLLPAMERLQTYVWRRHLAAAAGRAVAGSDELARGVRVVGFADIVSYTRLTRRLSEVELGQLIERFEGMAADVVALNGGRVIKSIGDEVLFVTDTPAQGAAVALALQDKVAAAGDMPELRIGLAYGSILIRLGDVYGEVVNLASRLTSEAKPGRVLGDRELAAALDGHPAYRVRKLRRVSVRGYHHLSPYAIQRAEG; this is encoded by the coding sequence GTGACAGACCCAGCTCCTGACTTCCCCGCACTGCGCTTCGAGCAGGCGCTGCTCGGCGGTGAGCGGAAGTTCACCCGGACCGAGGTGTCCGCGCGGGCCGGGATCTCCAGTGAGCGGGCCGAGAAGATGTGGCACGCGCTCGGCTTCGCGACCGTGCCGGACCACGAGATCGCCTTCACCGACGGCGATGTGGAGGCGCTCCGGCTGGTCGCGGCGCTGGAGGACGACGGCTTCATCGATCCTGCCGTGGAGTCGTCGCTGGCGCGGAAGCTCGGCCAGACCCAGTCCCGGCTGGCGTCCTGGCAGTCCGCGATGTTCCTGGAGTTGCTGGCCGGTTCGGAGCTGGGCCCGGACGAGGCGATCGAGGTCGCCTCTTTGTTGCTACCGGCAATGGAGCGGCTGCAGACCTACGTCTGGCGGCGGCATCTGGCGGCCGCGGCCGGCCGGGCGGTGGCCGGTTCGGACGAGCTGGCGCGCGGCGTCCGGGTGGTCGGGTTCGCCGACATCGTCAGCTACACCCGGCTGACCCGGCGGCTGTCCGAGGTGGAGCTCGGGCAGTTGATCGAGCGGTTCGAGGGGATGGCGGCCGACGTGGTCGCGCTCAACGGGGGCCGGGTGATCAAGTCGATCGGTGACGAGGTGCTGTTCGTGACCGATACGCCGGCGCAGGGGGCGGCGGTCGCGCTGGCGTTGCAGGACAAGGTCGCGGCGGCGGGGGACATGCCGGAACTGCGGATCGGCCTGGCCTACGGGAGCATCCTGATCCGCCTCGGCGATGTCTACGGCGAAGTGGTCAACCTCGCGTCCCGGTTGACCTCGGAGGCCAAGCCGGGCCGGGTGCTCGGGGATCGGGAGCTCGCGGCCGCCTTGGACGGCCATCCGGCGTACCGGGTTCGGAAGCTCCGCCGCGTGTCCGTGCGTGGTTACCACCACCTCAGTCCCTACGCCATCCAGCGCGCGGAGGGCTAA
- a CDS encoding Gfo/Idh/MocA family protein has translation MNDRRIGIVMNGVTGRMGLRQHLERSIVAIREQGGIPAADGTMIIPEPILVGRNELKLKNIADTYGLTRWTTDLSEALAEPDVEIYFDSQLTQLREKGVRAAVEAGKAIYCEKPIAEGLDAAVDLARLVRDSGLKNGVVQDKLSLPGLRKLKRLVDGGFFGEILSVRGEFGYWVFEGDWQEAQRPAWNYKAEEGGGIVVDMFCHWRYVLDQIFAPVKSVYCQGATHIPTRYDEQGQPYTATAEDAAYGVFELEGGIIAQLNSSWTTRVFRDELVEFQVDGTEGSAVAGLRNCRAQHRSATPKPVWNPDLPAAYSFRDQWSEVPDNEVFDNGFKVQWEMFLRHVVDDAPFTWDFVEGAKGVQLAELGLQSWREGRKLEVPALDIETRA, from the coding sequence GTGAACGATCGACGCATCGGCATCGTGATGAACGGCGTCACCGGCCGGATGGGTCTGCGCCAGCACCTGGAGCGCTCCATCGTGGCGATCCGCGAGCAGGGCGGCATCCCGGCCGCCGACGGGACGATGATCATCCCCGAGCCGATCCTGGTCGGCCGCAACGAGCTCAAGCTCAAGAACATCGCGGACACCTACGGCCTGACCCGGTGGACGACGGACCTGTCCGAGGCGCTGGCCGAGCCGGACGTCGAGATCTACTTCGACTCGCAGCTGACCCAACTGCGGGAGAAGGGCGTCCGCGCCGCGGTCGAGGCAGGGAAGGCGATCTACTGCGAGAAGCCGATCGCGGAGGGTCTGGACGCTGCGGTCGACCTCGCCCGGCTCGTCCGGGACTCCGGGCTGAAGAACGGCGTCGTCCAGGACAAGCTCTCGCTGCCCGGCCTGCGCAAGCTCAAGCGGCTCGTCGACGGCGGCTTCTTCGGTGAGATCCTGTCGGTGCGCGGCGAGTTCGGTTACTGGGTGTTCGAGGGCGACTGGCAGGAAGCGCAGCGGCCGGCCTGGAACTACAAGGCCGAGGAGGGCGGCGGCATCGTCGTCGACATGTTCTGCCACTGGCGGTACGTGCTCGACCAGATCTTCGCCCCGGTCAAGTCGGTCTACTGCCAGGGCGCGACCCACATCCCGACCCGGTACGACGAGCAGGGGCAGCCTTACACCGCGACGGCCGAGGACGCGGCGTACGGCGTCTTCGAGCTCGAGGGCGGCATCATCGCGCAGCTCAACTCGTCCTGGACCACGCGCGTGTTCCGGGACGAACTGGTCGAGTTCCAGGTCGACGGGACCGAAGGCAGTGCGGTCGCCGGGCTGCGGAACTGCCGCGCCCAGCACCGCTCGGCGACGCCGAAGCCGGTGTGGAATCCCGATCTGCCGGCGGCGTACTCGTTCCGCGACCAGTGGTCGGAGGTGCCGGACAACGAGGTGTTCGACAACGGGTTCAAGGTGCAGTGGGAGATGTTCCTGCGGCATGTCGTCGACGACGCGCCGTTCACCTGGGACTTCGTCGAGGGCGCCAAGGGCGTGCAGCTCGCCGAGCTGGGTCTGCAGTCGTGGCGCGAAGGCCGCAAGCTGGAGGTCCCGGCGCTCGACATCGAGACGCGGGCATGA
- a CDS encoding cyclic nucleotide-binding domain-containing protein yields MALGRTSPRDLPLFADLSGREIKDIFRAGEEVSVPAGWSLILEQTPPDAAYLIISGTAAVRVKGEEIAELGPGDIAGEVAVRQNRLRTATVTAKSRLQLLHFTREKFDDLTNRLPNFRDAIDATIAERRGDRPSS; encoded by the coding sequence GTGGCACTGGGTAGGACGTCCCCGCGGGATCTGCCGCTGTTCGCGGATCTGTCCGGACGGGAGATCAAGGACATCTTCCGCGCCGGTGAGGAGGTCTCGGTACCGGCCGGCTGGTCGCTGATCCTGGAGCAGACGCCGCCCGACGCGGCGTACCTGATCATCAGCGGTACGGCGGCGGTCCGGGTCAAGGGCGAGGAGATCGCCGAGCTCGGGCCGGGGGACATCGCCGGTGAGGTCGCGGTCCGGCAGAACCGGTTGCGGACGGCAACGGTGACGGCGAAGAGCCGGTTGCAGTTGCTGCACTTCACCCGGGAGAAGTTCGACGACCTGACCAACCGGCTGCCGAACTTCCGCGACGCCATCGACGCGACGATCGCCGAGCGGCGCGGTGACAGACCCAGCTCCTGA